The following coding sequences lie in one Natrarchaeobius halalkaliphilus genomic window:
- a CDS encoding ABC transporter permease, which produces MSVKDHLPTAVESRLSSSRAISQLKDGLRTAFELYRSDRLGQFGLVVLTAFIFVAVFAPILAPYNPGERHRRSDGSLARLDGPSADHLLGTTHHGQDILSQVLISSRVSVFVGFLAAFIAVFIGTNVGLLSAYYGGWVDDLLMRIVDIAYGLPFLPFVIVLVFIFGANIVNIMLVIAAILWRDSARVVRSEVLTQKQRPYVESANAIGASDFRILYRHVFPNVLPLTVLYMAFAVAYAIMYEASIAFLGFGDPNVYSWGRMMYQAYTHGAIREAWWWVLPAGVCIMLLVSSVFFIGRTLEEITNPEIRH; this is translated from the coding sequence ATGAGTGTCAAAGACCATCTCCCGACTGCTGTCGAATCGAGGCTCTCGTCGAGCCGCGCGATCAGCCAACTCAAAGACGGCCTCCGGACCGCGTTCGAACTGTATCGGTCGGACCGCCTCGGACAGTTCGGTCTCGTCGTGCTTACCGCGTTCATCTTCGTCGCCGTCTTTGCGCCGATTCTCGCGCCGTACAACCCCGGTGAACGCCACCGTCGAAGTGACGGATCGCTCGCACGTTTGGACGGGCCGTCTGCGGACCACCTTCTCGGAACCACACACCACGGACAGGATATCCTTTCACAGGTATTGATCAGTTCTCGAGTCTCCGTCTTCGTGGGATTCCTGGCGGCGTTCATCGCCGTTTTCATCGGAACGAACGTCGGACTACTCAGTGCGTATTACGGTGGCTGGGTCGACGACCTGCTGATGAGAATCGTCGACATCGCGTACGGCCTTCCGTTCTTGCCGTTCGTGATCGTTCTCGTGTTCATCTTCGGTGCGAACATCGTCAACATCATGCTGGTCATCGCCGCGATCCTCTGGCGGGACTCGGCACGAGTCGTTCGATCCGAAGTACTCACGCAGAAACAACGGCCGTACGTCGAATCAGCGAACGCGATCGGAGCAAGCGACTTTCGCATCCTCTATCGCCACGTATTCCCGAACGTTCTTCCACTAACCGTGCTGTATATGGCGTTTGCAGTCGCGTACGCGATCATGTACGAGGCGAGCATCGCGTTCCTCGGATTCGGTGATCCGAACGTCTACTCCTGGGGTCGAATGATGTATCAGGCGTACACGCACGGAGCGATTCGTGAGGCCTGGTGGTGGGTTCTTCCCGCGGGAGTGTGCATCATGTTGCTCGTCTCATCGGTGTTCTTCATCGGTCGGACCCTAGAGGAGATAACCAACCCAGAAATTCGCCACTGA
- a CDS encoding ABC transporter permease: MSLKKYVVRRIGQLIVTYWAFLTLLFVVFRLAPGDPTSMYLQEGLSAQERQEILARHGLDQPLHIQYVEYMAQYLTGDLGQSFRHGVPVWDVLVVRFFNTIILMGLAFSIAYVIGVTVGAFIGWVRGTRKEKAGIIVTLVARSSPEFWIGILTLMVFTFYLGWFPSGGIRPPGMEYESFLGRYVNWGVAHHLVLPVLTGVIYYMATPTLLMRSSMINVLNSDFIQIKRAEGIPEYIILYKHAARNSILPMTTVVALVVGMSIGGSLVIETVFSWPGMGREMVESVTYNDYPLAQAIFFLMGSIVIWMNFVADLAYVYLDPRVRYD; encoded by the coding sequence ATGAGTCTTAAAAAGTATGTCGTTCGCCGTATTGGTCAACTAATCGTCACGTACTGGGCGTTTCTCACACTCCTGTTCGTCGTGTTTCGGCTCGCACCAGGAGATCCGACGTCCATGTACCTTCAGGAAGGGTTGAGCGCCCAAGAACGCCAGGAAATACTGGCCCGTCACGGGCTGGACCAACCCTTACACATTCAGTACGTCGAGTACATGGCCCAGTATCTCACTGGAGACCTGGGTCAGTCATTTCGACACGGGGTCCCCGTCTGGGACGTTCTCGTCGTTCGATTCTTCAATACGATTATCCTGATGGGACTTGCCTTTTCGATCGCGTACGTTATCGGCGTCACCGTCGGTGCCTTCATCGGCTGGGTGCGAGGAACTCGCAAGGAAAAGGCGGGTATCATCGTCACGCTCGTGGCCCGCTCGTCACCGGAGTTCTGGATCGGTATTCTCACATTGATGGTGTTTACGTTCTATCTGGGGTGGTTCCCGTCCGGTGGAATTCGACCGCCGGGAATGGAATACGAAAGCTTCCTCGGACGATACGTCAACTGGGGTGTCGCCCACCACCTCGTCCTTCCCGTCTTGACCGGCGTGATTTACTACATGGCGACGCCGACGCTGCTCATGCGAAGCAGCATGATCAACGTCCTGAACTCCGACTTCATACAGATAAAGCGAGCGGAAGGGATTCCGGAGTACATCATCCTGTACAAACACGCCGCTCGGAACTCGATTCTCCCCATGACGACCGTCGTTGCGCTGGTCGTTGGCATGTCGATCGGCGGATCGCTGGTCATCGAGACCGTCTTTAGCTGGCCAGGCATGGGTCGCGAAATGGTCGAATCCGTGACGTACAACGATTATCCGCTCGCACAGGCGATTTTCTTCCTGATGGGGAGCATCGTGATATGGATGAACTTCGTCGCAGACCTTGCGTACGTCTATCTGGACCCGCGAGTGAGGTACGATTAA
- a CDS encoding rhamnulokinase — MSVRVAVDIGSSSGKVYYGTVDEGVEIEEAHRFETNMKTEDGRLVWDIEYLTQEIRAGLEAVVADGESIDSLAIDTTACDFGLLEDGELLANPYCYLDQSLYSKDEELLETVARRDIFSSTGHNGLPSSYYYQYQTHPELFERADTLVALPQLLSYELGAKPTCETSFGVTFRMMDIRTREWATELLSELDLPIDVLPTPVEAGTNVGTVDPSLSESISDDVDILLAPSHDTAAAMAAIPFTPESPGFLCTGSWFIPGLELEEPVINDAAFDVPSSNELSVDGRIRYLRNLPGFSLLEHCRDTWREEGGRHAYDELIEHARDSESFRSIVDTADPLFFEAQSTGNVIEAIRTYCTETEQPIPESEGEVTRCLLESLAIRTAITLEQLMAASETYTDRLHLVGGGVENELFCQMVASATGFRVEAGPVEATAIGNLLSQMNAADEIASYSEGREIIDERIEFAYYEPRRTGEWDRALEHAVAEFGSIDSE, encoded by the coding sequence ATGTCTGTCCGTGTCGCAGTCGATATCGGATCCAGTTCTGGGAAGGTATACTATGGGACGGTCGACGAGGGAGTCGAAATCGAAGAAGCACACCGGTTCGAAACGAACATGAAAACCGAAGACGGACGGCTCGTCTGGGATATCGAATACCTGACTCAGGAGATCCGGGCCGGGCTGGAGGCGGTGGTTGCGGATGGCGAGTCGATCGACTCACTCGCGATCGATACGACGGCGTGTGACTTCGGACTGCTCGAGGACGGGGAACTCCTCGCGAATCCCTACTGTTACCTCGATCAGTCGCTGTACTCGAAAGACGAAGAGTTGCTCGAGACGGTTGCTCGGAGGGATATCTTTTCATCGACCGGACATAACGGCCTGCCGAGTTCGTACTACTATCAGTACCAGACCCATCCGGAGTTGTTCGAACGCGCGGACACGTTGGTAGCGCTCCCACAGCTCCTCTCGTACGAATTAGGTGCGAAGCCGACGTGTGAAACGAGCTTTGGCGTGACGTTTCGAATGATGGACATTCGAACTCGGGAGTGGGCAACCGAGCTATTGTCGGAACTCGATCTTCCGATCGACGTGCTCCCGACTCCTGTCGAAGCCGGGACGAACGTGGGGACGGTCGATCCGTCACTGTCGGAGTCGATTTCGGACGACGTCGATATCCTTCTCGCTCCCAGCCACGATACGGCCGCGGCGATGGCGGCGATCCCTTTCACTCCCGAGAGCCCCGGCTTTCTCTGTACCGGCTCGTGGTTTATCCCGGGCCTCGAACTCGAGGAGCCGGTGATCAACGACGCCGCGTTCGACGTCCCCTCTTCGAACGAGCTGAGCGTCGACGGACGCATCCGCTACCTGCGCAATCTCCCGGGGTTTAGCCTCCTCGAGCACTGCCGCGATACGTGGCGAGAGGAGGGAGGCCGCCACGCCTACGACGAACTGATCGAGCACGCACGCGATAGTGAGTCGTTCCGATCGATCGTCGATACGGCCGATCCCCTGTTTTTCGAAGCACAGTCGACGGGGAACGTCATCGAGGCGATCCGAACGTACTGTACCGAGACGGAGCAACCGATCCCGGAGTCCGAAGGCGAGGTGACTCGCTGTTTGCTAGAGAGCCTCGCCATCAGGACTGCAATAACGCTCGAACAGCTGATGGCTGCGTCAGAAACGTACACGGATCGACTCCACCTGGTCGGGGGTGGCGTCGAAAACGAGCTGTTCTGTCAGATGGTGGCGTCGGCAACTGGCTTTCGGGTCGAGGCCGGTCCTGTCGAAGCGACGGCGATCGGAAATCTCCTCTCGCAGATGAACGCGGCCGACGAGATCGCGTCCTACAGCGAGGGCCGCGAGATCATCGACGAACGGATCGAGTTCGCGTATTACGAGCCACGTCGGACCGGCGAATGGGATCGCGCGTTGGAACACGCAGTCGCTGAGTTCGGCTCGATCGATAGCGAGTGA
- a CDS encoding secondary thiamine-phosphate synthase enzyme YjbQ, which yields MEIESHAFEVTSTDRWELTAITDLVEEAVAESGAENGLVFVSTPHTTVALFTNEYEKRLTEDIIGYFEELVPPEDGYLHDRHHVATETQLNAHAHIVCSMLHTPVFVVLEDGALRFGNWEDVLCFDTDGPSTRTVQVTIFE from the coding sequence ATGGAAATCGAGAGTCACGCGTTCGAGGTGACGAGTACGGATCGATGGGAACTGACGGCGATCACGGATCTGGTCGAGGAGGCAGTGGCCGAGTCGGGCGCTGAAAACGGATTGGTGTTCGTCTCGACTCCACACACCACGGTTGCGCTCTTCACCAACGAGTACGAAAAGCGCCTCACAGAGGACATTATCGGTTACTTCGAGGAACTGGTCCCCCCGGAGGACGGCTATCTACACGATCGCCACCACGTTGCGACGGAGACGCAGCTGAACGCACACGCCCACATCGTCTGTTCGATGCTCCACACGCCCGTTTTCGTCGTACTCGAGGACGGGGCGCTCCGGTTCGGTAACTGGGAGGACGTTCTCTGTTTCGATACGGACGGTCCATCGACGAGGACGGTCCAGGTGACCATCTTCGAATAG
- a CDS encoding VOC family protein — MTEQEPYPRSLGHIGITVDDIEEGVEWYESVLGFTHVMGPEKIHANEGHFGKLVADGMSGFEWMKIAHMATGNQVGVELFEYDTTEGESNPEMMTPGLNHICVQDPNIEELAARIEETGGTQLKDIWKVYPDEEYEMTYCEDPFGNFVEIHTHGYEHGHANMSY; from the coding sequence ATGACGGAACAAGAACCGTACCCGCGGAGTCTCGGACACATTGGAATCACCGTCGACGACATCGAGGAAGGAGTCGAATGGTACGAAAGCGTTCTCGGATTTACACACGTCATGGGCCCCGAGAAGATCCATGCGAACGAAGGCCACTTCGGAAAACTCGTCGCCGATGGGATGAGCGGCTTCGAGTGGATGAAAATCGCGCACATGGCCACGGGGAATCAGGTTGGAGTCGAACTCTTCGAGTACGATACGACGGAAGGTGAATCGAATCCGGAGATGATGACCCCCGGACTCAATCACATCTGCGTCCAGGATCCGAACATCGAAGAGCTCGCCGCTCGAATCGAGGAGACCGGCGGAACCCAGCTAAAAGACATCTGGAAGGTGTATCCGGACGAAGAGTACGAAATGACATACTGCGAGGACCCGTTCGGAAACTTCGTCGAAATCCACACGCATGGGTACGAGCACGGCCATGCGAACATGTCGTACTGA
- a CDS encoding ABC transporter substrate-binding protein gives MRQSDTHGKGAASSSRRSVLKAAGATGVAAGLAGCSGFFGGGGETADGDYGIEFVEDPAGEPWDEIDYLTTPEDTSPIRYTYANLHAEYLEEIGFDVSVRAPSIPQYVDDGFVHRDFDIYVVRQLDGWDPDRYLHDAFHSSALAEGEVNISGYDNPDYDEMVDQQRGEIDLEARQNLVFEMQEQLMEEQIISPILVQNRIMAYNADRYQNAYSGPEEGLGRFWNALSIEPTDEGDESLVYSQVSDVNTLNPLSAERVRVERNIIKLMYDRLMRIPEEGVVPEPWMAESVESPDELTTVVTLRDDLEWHDGEDVTAEDVQFTFEYGQEHSSSIESTLSPLESIEVEDDLTVVFNFDEPMATFQSFLAGRNGSILPQHVWEDVPDSIDADTVGEWTNTDEPVGSGPFMLTNFEGGEELSLERFDGYFEQPNIDEIIRIESADTRGMVNALEDGTSDMVPWELAPEDVDRFDDDDSFQTVDAFMTSIHYACYNMRRHPYDITEVRRGLAHCIPKEEAVEIATAGTAEVIQAPISPALDEWYHDGVEHFNLDLEAAVQELEEAGCEWDMDGQIHLPPQ, from the coding sequence ATGCGGCAAAGTGATACTCACGGGAAGGGTGCAGCGAGTTCGAGTCGACGATCGGTGCTCAAGGCAGCGGGTGCAACGGGTGTTGCAGCCGGTCTTGCGGGATGTTCAGGATTCTTTGGCGGCGGCGGCGAAACCGCCGACGGAGACTACGGGATCGAATTCGTCGAGGATCCGGCCGGCGAACCGTGGGACGAAATCGATTACCTCACGACACCGGAGGACACCAGTCCGATCCGGTACACGTACGCGAACCTTCACGCCGAGTATCTCGAGGAGATCGGCTTCGACGTCTCGGTTCGTGCACCGAGTATTCCACAGTACGTCGACGACGGGTTCGTTCACCGCGACTTCGATATTTACGTCGTTCGTCAACTCGATGGATGGGATCCGGATCGATACCTTCACGATGCGTTTCACTCCTCTGCGCTCGCGGAGGGTGAAGTGAATATTTCCGGCTATGACAACCCCGACTACGACGAGATGGTCGACCAACAGCGCGGGGAAATCGACCTCGAGGCGCGTCAGAATCTGGTCTTCGAGATGCAAGAGCAGTTGATGGAAGAGCAGATCATCTCTCCGATCCTCGTCCAGAACCGGATCATGGCGTACAACGCCGATCGGTACCAGAATGCGTACTCCGGTCCCGAAGAGGGGCTCGGGCGCTTCTGGAACGCACTCAGTATCGAGCCGACCGACGAGGGTGACGAATCGCTCGTCTACTCTCAGGTCAGCGATGTAAACACGCTGAACCCGCTCAGTGCGGAGCGGGTTCGCGTCGAGCGTAACATCATCAAGCTGATGTACGACCGACTGATGCGCATCCCCGAGGAGGGTGTCGTGCCGGAACCGTGGATGGCCGAATCCGTCGAGTCGCCCGACGAGCTAACGACCGTCGTCACGCTTCGTGACGACCTCGAGTGGCACGACGGTGAAGACGTGACCGCAGAGGACGTCCAATTTACGTTCGAGTACGGACAGGAGCACTCCTCTTCGATCGAGAGTACGCTCAGCCCGCTCGAGAGCATCGAAGTCGAGGACGATCTGACGGTCGTCTTCAACTTCGACGAGCCGATGGCGACGTTCCAGAGCTTCCTCGCTGGTCGGAACGGATCGATCCTTCCACAGCACGTCTGGGAGGACGTTCCCGACTCCATCGACGCGGACACCGTTGGCGAGTGGACCAACACCGACGAACCCGTGGGAAGCGGTCCGTTCATGCTTACGAATTTCGAAGGTGGCGAAGAGCTCTCGCTCGAGCGTTTCGACGGATACTTCGAGCAGCCGAACATCGACGAAATCATTCGGATCGAGTCCGCCGATACGCGCGGCATGGTGAACGCACTCGAGGACGGAACATCGGATATGGTACCGTGGGAACTCGCACCCGAGGACGTGGATCGGTTCGACGACGACGATTCGTTCCAGACCGTCGATGCGTTCATGACGTCGATCCACTACGCGTGTTACAACATGCGTCGTCATCCGTACGACATTACGGAGGTTCGACGAGGGCTCGCACACTGTATCCCGAAAGAAGAGGCGGTCGAAATCGCCACGGCCGGAACGGCGGAAGTGATTCAGGCACCGATTTCGCCCGCACTCGACGAGTGGTACCACGACGGCGTCGAACACTTCAACCTCGACCTCGAAGCCGCAGTCCAGGAGCTAGAGGAAGCCGGCTGTGAGTGGGATATGGACGGTCAGATCCACCTCCCACCACAGTAA
- a CDS encoding amidohydrolase: MPEPQIATIDVRRQFHAYPEPSWCEFYTTSRLVDYVESLGVDEVFVGDETLDVDERLGVPDESTLEHWYDNAAAMGARSDVLESTAGGNTGLVAVVERGPGPVVGLRVDIDALPFEEASDSSHTPAADDFRSENTGVMHACGHDGHMAIGLGVLETLMHEEFSGTLKVFFQPAEEVLGGGRAMAATRHTADLDAFFAVHLGLGHPTGEIVGGSDRPLALRQSRATFHGESAHAGFAPNEGRNAMQAMSTAIHNLYGIPRHEDDLTRVNVGRARAGAASNVVADSATIDLEVRAGTNDVLDYMLSHVDRMLEAAACMHDCSVSTTTIGRAPRVDSDGVLSELVADVASRHPGVSSVKRHAPFGASEDTTYFMRRVLENGGNATYVIVGTDHPSGHHTPRFDIDERSLEIGRVVLSDAIFRVLTGERAQDDDL; encoded by the coding sequence ATGCCCGAACCACAGATAGCCACGATCGACGTTCGTCGGCAGTTTCACGCGTACCCCGAGCCCTCGTGGTGTGAGTTCTACACGACGAGCCGACTGGTCGACTACGTCGAGTCCCTCGGCGTCGACGAGGTATTCGTCGGAGACGAGACCCTCGACGTAGACGAGCGGTTGGGCGTGCCCGACGAGTCGACGCTCGAGCACTGGTACGACAACGCCGCCGCGATGGGAGCACGATCGGACGTTCTGGAATCGACCGCCGGAGGGAACACCGGTCTGGTCGCCGTCGTAGAGCGGGGTCCAGGTCCCGTCGTCGGCCTTCGGGTCGATATCGACGCGCTCCCGTTCGAGGAAGCGTCCGACTCGAGTCACACACCGGCGGCCGATGACTTTCGCTCGGAAAATACGGGCGTCATGCACGCGTGCGGCCACGACGGACATATGGCGATCGGACTCGGCGTCCTCGAAACACTGATGCACGAGGAGTTTTCCGGAACGCTGAAAGTGTTTTTCCAGCCCGCCGAGGAAGTTCTCGGCGGTGGACGGGCGATGGCCGCAACCCGTCACACCGCCGATCTCGACGCGTTCTTCGCCGTTCACCTCGGACTCGGTCATCCGACGGGCGAGATCGTGGGGGGAAGCGATAGGCCGCTTGCACTGCGACAGAGCCGTGCGACATTTCACGGGGAGTCTGCACACGCGGGGTTTGCACCAAACGAGGGTCGAAACGCCATGCAAGCGATGAGTACGGCTATTCACAACCTGTACGGCATTCCCCGTCACGAGGACGACCTCACCCGAGTCAACGTCGGTCGTGCTCGAGCGGGAGCGGCGTCCAACGTCGTCGCCGATAGCGCAACGATCGATCTCGAGGTCCGGGCCGGAACGAACGACGTCCTCGACTACATGCTTTCCCACGTCGATCGCATGCTCGAGGCCGCTGCTTGCATGCACGACTGTTCGGTGTCGACGACGACCATCGGACGGGCACCGCGTGTCGACAGTGACGGCGTTCTCTCCGAGCTCGTCGCGGACGTCGCGAGTCGTCACCCGGGCGTCTCGTCGGTGAAACGCCACGCCCCGTTCGGTGCGAGCGAAGACACGACGTACTTCATGCGACGGGTGCTCGAAAACGGCGGGAACGCGACGTACGTCATCGTCGGAACCGATCATCCGAGCGGGCATCACACGCCTCGGTTCGATATCGACGAGCGGAGCCTCGAGATCGGACGTGTGGTTCTCAGTGATGCGATTTTCCGGGTACTCACGGGCGAAAGGGCCCAGGACGACGACCTCTGA
- a CDS encoding triose-phosphate isomerase, whose product MTHTYPYFGVNFKVYPNTIGEGGLELAKTVERVHEETGANFVVTPQIPDLRLITSETDLTVSSPHVDPVSPGRGIGKVLPETLADAGIAGATINHAENRDTLTDIAKKIDRCNEVGLDSSVCVDSIEMGEAVAAFDPDALIYEKPEDISTDRAITTTHPERVERFVEMIESTNPRTKVLVGGGIRTAEHVRAAFELGADATGAASAISTADDPYERLTEIAGALPE is encoded by the coding sequence GTGACACACACGTATCCGTACTTCGGCGTCAACTTCAAGGTGTATCCGAACACGATCGGTGAGGGTGGACTCGAGCTGGCGAAAACGGTCGAACGAGTACACGAAGAGACCGGTGCGAACTTCGTCGTTACGCCACAGATCCCCGATCTCCGGTTGATCACCTCGGAAACGGATCTGACCGTCTCCTCGCCCCACGTCGATCCAGTTTCGCCCGGGCGAGGGATCGGAAAAGTACTTCCGGAGACGCTCGCGGATGCCGGGATCGCGGGAGCGACGATCAATCACGCCGAGAACCGCGATACGCTCACGGATATCGCGAAGAAAATCGACCGGTGCAACGAGGTCGGACTCGATAGCTCCGTCTGCGTCGACAGCATCGAGATGGGGGAGGCCGTTGCGGCGTTCGATCCCGATGCACTCATCTACGAGAAACCGGAGGACATCTCGACCGATCGGGCGATCACCACGACCCACCCGGAGCGGGTCGAACGCTTCGTCGAAATGATCGAGTCCACGAACCCCCGAACGAAGGTCCTCGTCGGCGGCGGCATCCGTACGGCAGAGCACGTCCGAGCGGCGTTCGAACTCGGTGCCGATGCAACCGGAGCGGCGTCCGCGATTTCGACGGCCGACGACCCCTACGAGCGACTAACCGAAATCGCCGGTGCGCTCCCGGAGTAG
- a CDS encoding ABC transporter ATP-binding protein yields MSREPLLEVRNLHTEFQTEEGTVKAVDGVSYEIYPGEVYGVVGESGAGKSVTGLSVLDLIQSPGQITDGEIRFDGVDLLSLSESELRSIRGNDIAVIFQDALSALNPSFTIGTQIDDVIRNHTDATDAEARERTVNLLDRVGIPNASERANQFPHQLSGGMRQRVMIAMAISCEPDLIIADEPTTALDVTIQAEILSLLQELQRENDIAVQLITHNMGVVAQMCDRVGVMYAGTLVETGPVSSIFRETSHPYTKGLLEAIPKINDPRERLPTIPGQMPDLVETPSGCSFRTRCPYEKPACRTDEPPLEKAGDDHHSACIRTDELTLTPEFSSDDELDRSDDRRDEREQEPLLVAEGVHKYFSTSSGWIDELLGHGDQIRAVDDIDISINRGETLGLVGESGCGKSTLGKTLAHLYQPDDGRVVYAGSDLTAMSKRQLKRERSNIQVIFQDPFSSLNPRKTIKQIIGRPLEIHGLVDSETEKEERVRELLSEVGLNESHLDRYPHEFSGGQKQRIGIARALAVDPDFIIADEPVSALDVSIQAKILNLLMDIQQEYDISYLFIAHDLNVVQHISDRIAVMYLGEIVEIGTVDQLFDPPYHPYTEILLSSIPRPIPGAESSRIEPEGDFPDPSDPPAGCRFHSRCPHAMPDCERSPPASQSVSDGHLVSCHLFDETVMSDKETDIDDVLNRQEELNEVLVEDQS; encoded by the coding sequence ATGAGCCGAGAACCCCTGCTCGAGGTTCGGAACTTACACACCGAGTTTCAGACGGAAGAAGGGACTGTCAAGGCAGTCGATGGCGTCAGCTACGAGATCTATCCCGGTGAGGTGTACGGTGTGGTCGGAGAAAGCGGCGCGGGAAAATCGGTGACCGGACTCTCAGTGCTGGACCTGATTCAGTCACCGGGCCAGATAACCGACGGGGAGATCCGATTCGACGGTGTTGACCTCCTCTCGCTGTCGGAATCCGAACTGCGATCGATCCGTGGAAACGATATCGCAGTCATCTTTCAGGACGCGTTGAGTGCGCTCAATCCGTCGTTCACTATCGGAACCCAGATCGACGACGTTATTCGAAACCACACCGACGCCACCGACGCTGAAGCCAGAGAACGAACCGTGAACCTGCTCGATCGGGTCGGCATTCCAAACGCCAGCGAGCGAGCGAATCAGTTCCCACATCAACTCAGTGGTGGAATGCGCCAGCGCGTGATGATCGCGATGGCGATCTCCTGTGAGCCCGACCTGATTATCGCAGACGAGCCAACCACGGCACTGGACGTCACGATTCAGGCCGAGATCCTGAGCTTGCTCCAGGAACTCCAGCGAGAGAACGATATCGCCGTCCAGCTCATCACGCACAACATGGGTGTCGTCGCTCAGATGTGCGACCGCGTCGGCGTGATGTACGCCGGAACGCTGGTCGAAACCGGTCCGGTTTCCAGCATATTCCGGGAGACGAGCCACCCCTATACGAAGGGGCTGCTCGAGGCGATCCCGAAGATCAACGATCCGCGCGAGCGACTACCGACGATCCCCGGTCAGATGCCGGATCTGGTCGAGACGCCCTCCGGGTGCTCGTTCCGGACCCGCTGTCCGTACGAAAAGCCTGCGTGTCGCACTGACGAGCCGCCGCTCGAGAAGGCCGGCGACGATCATCACTCGGCGTGTATTCGAACCGACGAACTCACGCTCACACCGGAGTTTTCGTCCGACGACGAACTCGACCGTTCCGACGACCGTCGAGACGAACGGGAACAGGAGCCGCTGCTCGTCGCGGAAGGAGTTCACAAGTACTTCTCGACCTCGTCGGGATGGATCGACGAACTGCTCGGACACGGCGATCAGATTCGGGCCGTCGACGACATCGATATCTCGATAAATCGCGGCGAAACGCTGGGATTGGTTGGCGAAAGCGGGTGTGGGAAATCGACGCTCGGCAAGACTCTCGCTCACCTCTATCAACCGGACGACGGACGGGTCGTTTACGCCGGCTCAGATCTGACTGCGATGAGCAAACGCCAGCTCAAGCGCGAACGATCCAACATTCAGGTGATCTTTCAGGACCCGTTCTCGAGTCTCAATCCGCGAAAGACGATCAAACAGATCATCGGCCGCCCGCTCGAGATCCACGGTCTCGTCGACTCTGAGACCGAAAAAGAAGAACGGGTTCGAGAGCTGTTGAGCGAGGTGGGACTGAACGAAAGCCACCTCGATAGATACCCACACGAGTTCAGTGGCGGACAGAAACAACGAATCGGTATCGCTCGAGCGCTGGCCGTCGATCCGGATTTCATCATCGCGGATGAGCCCGTCAGCGCACTCGACGTAAGCATTCAGGCGAAGATACTGAACCTCCTGATGGACATTCAACAGGAGTACGACATATCGTACCTTTTCATCGCTCACGACCTGAACGTCGTTCAGCACATCTCCGATCGAATCGCGGTCATGTACCTCGGAGAGATCGTCGAAATCGGGACCGTCGACCAACTGTTCGATCCGCCGTATCATCCCTACACGGAAATTCTGCTGTCGTCCATTCCGAGACCGATCCCGGGGGCCGAGAGCTCTCGAATCGAACCGGAAGGTGACTTTCCCGATCCGAGCGATCCGCCAGCCGGCTGTCGATTCCACAGCCGGTGTCCTCACGCGATGCCCGACTGCGAACGATCCCCGCCCGCTTCCCAGTCGGTTTCGGACGGCCATCTCGTGTCGTGTCACCTGTTCGATGAAACGGTGATGAGCGACAAAGAGACGGACATCGACGACGTACTGAATCGACAGGAGGAGCTAAACGAGGTGCTCGTCGAGGACCAGAGCTAA